A window from Phaeocystidibacter marisrubri encodes these proteins:
- a CDS encoding DUF1801 domain-containing protein, whose product MNPEVDKFIANSPLWREEYETLRGILLDCGLTEVIKWGVPCYMDNKKNIALIHGFKSYFALGFFKGSLMKDPQGVMEAQGENTQSSRTLKLKDAHHIIELEPVIRAYVAEAVDLERSGAKLVYKKKADYEIPMELQNRFDENPQFSKAFHTLTEGRQKAYILYFSGAKQSKTIEDRIDKFTERILKGKGFNDCTCGHSKKLPGCDGSHKEHGGKPY is encoded by the coding sequence ATGAATCCTGAAGTAGATAAATTCATTGCCAATTCACCCTTGTGGAGGGAGGAATACGAAACCTTACGAGGTATTTTGTTGGATTGTGGGTTGACGGAGGTCATCAAATGGGGTGTTCCGTGTTACATGGACAACAAGAAGAATATCGCCTTGATTCACGGGTTTAAGTCCTACTTTGCGTTGGGGTTCTTTAAAGGTTCTTTGATGAAAGACCCGCAGGGTGTGATGGAAGCGCAAGGGGAGAATACACAGTCGTCGCGCACACTGAAATTGAAGGACGCACACCACATTATCGAATTAGAACCTGTCATTCGAGCTTATGTAGCTGAGGCAGTTGATTTGGAAAGGTCGGGTGCAAAACTGGTGTACAAGAAGAAAGCGGATTACGAAATCCCGATGGAGCTACAGAATCGATTTGATGAAAATCCCCAGTTTAGCAAAGCTTTTCACACGCTTACGGAAGGCCGACAAAAGGCCTATATCCTATATTTCTCTGGAGCGAAGCAGTCGAAGACGATTGAAGATCGCATCGATAAATTCACGGAGAGAATTCTGAAGGGCAAAGGCTTTAATGATTGCACCTGTGGACATTCCAAGAAGCTGCCTGGATGCGACGGCTCGCACAAAGAGCACGGGGGAAAGCCGTACTAA
- a CDS encoding copper-translocating P-type ATPase, with product MNHSEQHMSEKEEHSQHNSGQHKHQNHNDHHRMMIEDFKKRFWVSTALSIPILILSPMIQSFLGVEWTFEGRLYVLWALSTFIFIYGGWPFLKGLKDELKSSGPGMMTLIALAITVAYLYSSVVVFGLEGKLFFWELATLIDVMLVGHWVEMKSILGASNALEKLVEMMPSEAHLKKGDEFVDVPLSEVNSDDILLIKPGESIPADGVITSGESHLNESMLTGESKPVKKGVDDEVVGGSINGNNSIEISVKHTGEDSYLNKVIQLVREAQESKSKTQNLANKAAKWLAYVALSAGAITLAVWLSLGYDFAFSMERMVTVMVISCPHALGLAIPLVVAISTSKSANNGLLIRNRAAFESSRKINAIVFDKTGTLTKGDFGVVSFASTHSNTSDEEILKLAAAVEKHSEHPIATGILKTASERNLSLPESSDFEAITGKGAKAKVKDHWISVVSPGYLNENNITLPEREDASDDQTVVYVLQGDDLLGYIALADEIRPEAEGAIRKFKREGIAVYMATGDNERVARTVSDKLDLDGYYAEVLPDEKVKVVEDLQNDGKFVAMTGDGVNDAPALANADVGIAVGSGTDIAAETADIILVNSDPNDIFKLIQFGRATYKKMIQNLIWATAYNAFAIPLAAGVLYSTGFMLSPAVGAIFMSLSTVIVAVNAQLLKLEGT from the coding sequence ATGAATCATTCAGAACAACACATGAGTGAGAAGGAGGAGCATTCTCAGCATAACTCGGGTCAACATAAGCATCAGAACCACAACGATCATCACCGGATGATGATTGAAGATTTTAAAAAGCGATTTTGGGTTTCCACCGCTCTTTCGATCCCCATTCTCATTCTATCCCCCATGATTCAATCTTTTCTGGGAGTTGAATGGACTTTTGAAGGTCGGCTGTATGTTCTCTGGGCGTTATCCACCTTCATTTTTATCTATGGAGGATGGCCTTTTTTGAAAGGCCTGAAGGACGAGCTGAAAAGCAGTGGTCCAGGCATGATGACCTTGATTGCACTGGCGATTACAGTCGCCTATCTCTACAGTTCAGTGGTGGTATTTGGACTTGAGGGCAAGTTGTTTTTTTGGGAGTTGGCCACATTGATTGACGTAATGCTCGTGGGGCATTGGGTAGAAATGAAATCGATACTAGGAGCGAGCAACGCCTTGGAAAAATTGGTGGAGATGATGCCCTCAGAGGCACATTTGAAAAAGGGAGATGAATTTGTGGATGTTCCCTTGAGCGAAGTGAATAGCGATGATATTCTCCTCATTAAACCCGGTGAGTCCATCCCTGCCGATGGAGTGATTACATCGGGTGAATCTCACCTCAATGAATCCATGCTCACCGGAGAATCGAAACCCGTTAAAAAGGGAGTTGACGATGAAGTAGTAGGTGGTTCCATTAATGGTAACAACTCTATTGAAATTTCAGTCAAGCACACAGGTGAAGACAGCTACCTCAACAAAGTCATTCAACTGGTTAGAGAAGCGCAAGAATCGAAATCAAAGACACAAAATCTAGCGAACAAAGCGGCTAAATGGCTCGCTTATGTCGCCTTGAGTGCCGGAGCCATTACCCTAGCGGTGTGGCTATCACTCGGGTATGACTTCGCTTTCAGCATGGAACGCATGGTAACGGTAATGGTGATTTCTTGTCCGCATGCCCTTGGACTCGCCATTCCGCTTGTCGTGGCTATTTCAACGTCAAAATCGGCTAACAATGGTCTTCTTATTCGAAACCGAGCAGCCTTTGAATCGTCCAGAAAAATCAACGCCATTGTCTTCGACAAAACGGGTACATTGACCAAAGGCGACTTCGGTGTAGTTTCATTTGCGAGCACCCATTCAAACACCAGCGACGAAGAGATACTCAAACTGGCCGCGGCCGTTGAAAAACACTCTGAACATCCCATCGCTACAGGGATTCTCAAGACCGCATCAGAACGCAACCTCAGCTTACCTGAATCGTCGGATTTTGAAGCCATTACAGGCAAAGGCGCTAAGGCCAAAGTGAAGGACCACTGGATTTCCGTTGTGAGTCCGGGTTATTTAAACGAGAACAACATCACTCTTCCTGAAAGAGAAGATGCATCGGACGATCAAACCGTGGTTTATGTCTTGCAGGGTGATGACCTCCTCGGTTACATTGCGCTCGCCGATGAAATCCGACCCGAGGCGGAAGGTGCCATTCGCAAATTCAAGCGCGAAGGAATTGCCGTTTATATGGCCACTGGCGACAATGAACGTGTAGCGCGAACCGTCAGCGATAAACTCGATTTGGACGGCTACTATGCAGAAGTCCTTCCCGATGAAAAAGTAAAGGTGGTAGAAGACCTCCAGAACGACGGTAAGTTTGTTGCCATGACAGGAGATGGAGTGAACGATGCTCCCGCTCTCGCCAATGCCGATGTTGGGATTGCGGTGGGAAGTGGAACCGATATTGCCGCAGAAACCGCCGACATTATCCTCGTAAACAGTGATCCGAACGACATCTTTAAACTCATCCAATTCGGCAGAGCCACCTACAAAAAG